TCAGCCCTTGCTTCTTGTGCTGAAGGAATATCCATCACTGGACTCGTCCATGTGCACCCATGCGCGTCAGTAACGGATACGGCGTAGGACCCGGCTTCTCCGACCAATGTGTTATCGGTACTGTTGTCGCTCCAGAGGAATGTGTACGGTTCTGTGCCACCGAGCACATCGAACAGGATGCTACCATCGGTTCCATGGACGCACTGTGGCGCAGTCCTAGTTAGCGCTGTGATCTCTAATTCCGCTGGTGCTTGGATGGAAAATGCTTGTGACAATTCGCCACAACCAGGAATACCTGATACATGGATCATAAGCTGGCCCGTGGGCATTCCTTGAAGGGACACCGAACCGCTTGCTCCAGCCTGTGCCTGAATAATACTCCCAGAAGCATCGGTTACGTTGATATCGAAATTACCTGAGCCAAGTTCCAATTCAACAAGTCCGTCGGCGACTCCGTAACAACTCGCATCCGTGGCATGCAGGTCCATTGGAGCGGTACCGTGAAGAATGAAACGAGGCGCGGTCGGATCGTCCGAAGCGTTGATCGTGAAGTCGACCGTGCTGCCTTCAGCCAATACGCTTGTCGCACCGGTCTCGAGGTCTTCCAGTGTCAAACACGTTAATCCAAGGTTTTCCATGTTGCTGGCCGAAATGGTGTAGGTGCCATTGATCGCAACGTTCACGAAAACAGGTATCGCGAGTTGAGCATTGTACGGACCGTATGCGTTGATGGCGAATTGGGTTCCACTTGCACCTGTTGCTATCTGTGGAGCAGCCGGGTGAGCGAAGACGAACTTCAGGACGTCAGCAGGATCGGAACCAGGCGAACCGGCACCGAAATGGATCACCGTCTCGTCACTGAGTTCGTTGATCGCGCTGCTCACCTGCAATCGCACTAGCTGAGCGATGTTGATCTGATCGCCGCCGAAAAAGCCGCCGCTGTTGTCATCTATTTTGGCTGCTTCGCCGATTGTTGTGGTTACAGAAGGCCCAGTCGCTTTCAGCCAGAATCCTTGACTGCTTTGGATCACATCGGTCGCATTGCCCGTACTTATCTGGCTTACCTTATCGTAAGCAGCGGTATTCCCATTGGACGGATCGTAATAGGTAATGTATCCGGCCACGTCGGCACCGAGGGTAATGTCGCTGAAAAGAACAGCACTTGGCAAAGGATTGCTTACCAAGTTCCAGCCGTCTGTTGTTGGATTTCCTGAGCCCGTCCAGGTCATGGGTAGGGCGATCGGTGTGGAGGCGATGTTGGGCGCTCCGTTCACGTCCAATTTGAATTCCGCAGTACCTCCGAGCGAATCACCACACCACGCTGCAAAGCCTTGTCCGGGACCAAGTAACTGGCTTGTGTTCGGAACACCAGTGATCCCGATCGACTGATCCGCGCCGGCTAATGGTTCATTATACCACCGGATGCTCGGCCAGAGTATCCCACTTCCGACAGGGCTATCGAAATTCGGGTAGTCAGAACCCGGAAAGCCTGCGGTGATGAAATCATCGTTCCAGGATTGAACCGTGGCACCATCGACAGGGCTTCCTAGGAACCGCCAATTCGTCGCTCCACTTGGAATATAGCGCTCCATTGTAAGATCACCTATGAAGTCCGCGGTCGGCGCTACGGCACCAAGTCTGCCGGTCGTACTCGCGTTGCTCACGAGGGTCACACTGGATGCACTCGCGTCGAAGGAGCCATCGGTAAGTTGAAGTGTCCCGCGGATCGACAGTGGAGTACTCAAGGCAGTGCCAGCCGGAGTGTTGGTTTCAAGGTCCCAAAGATCCAATGCCGAAGTTCCAATGATGGTCGTATTCCCTGTACCGTTCAGGACCACTGCGCTGTTATCGGCGGCTGAGATCGTTCCATCCACTTGGAGTAGATCGCCGGTGGCGGTCAGTGTCGTGAACCCATTCAGGACCAATGCCCCTCCGGTTTCCACGATCGGTGCTTTTACGGTATGATCTCCAGTTACTGTGATCGTATTTCCGATCTGCACCGTCATGTCCTTGCTACCGTCCCAGATAGCGACAGCGGGCGTTCCAATGCGAGTTGTACTCCAGATCGGATCAGACATCGTGCCATTTCCGCGACTGAAATAAACCGTTTCCACAACCGTACCGCTCACATTCACATTATCGAGGTACAGTCGTTGTCCATATCCGCAAACACCTGCGAACCGGAGTGTAATGACCTGACCATCATAGGCGCTCAGATCAATGTCGTTCGTTGTCCAATCGGAGCAATCGGCTGGTTCCCAATTGGCCCCTGTGTTGTCCGCTGCGGTTGCAAGCGAGGTCCCTGATTCGTCGAACACAGGAACCCAACTACTTCCGCAGTCCGCACTGACCTCAACCCGCAATCCATCGAAATAAGTGGCGCTGTAACGCGCATAGGCATGGTCGAATAGGAGGTGATTCGCGGTGGTTGAGGAGAGATCGATCTGTGGGGTAACCAAGCGGTCTTCTTGGCCAGGTGCGTTGTACGAATAATAGTTGATCGTCCATGCCGTGGTGGAGGCGCATAGGACTCCTTCCGTAACCGTTGCGGTCACCCAAGTGGTGCCGTTGTCAGGATTCTGCAAACTCCATCCAGCAGGAGTAACGGGCCCACTTTCAACATCCTCGACAAGTGGTGCGGAAACCGTTGTACCGTTAACACCATTAATGGACTGAACGGACGCGTCGTCTCCTGGGTATTCATCTCCGATCAGCACCGTGCTAACGGAAAGCGAGTGTGGCCCTGTTGTGTTTATTGTTATCGTCTGTGCGAACGTGAAGGTTTCGCTGGCCCCAGCTGCCAAGGTGCCAACGTAGGCTTCGGTGACAAATGGTGCGCCATCCAACGAGTAGCGGACGTTGAATCCGCTCTGCGGTTGCAAGCCAAAGTTCCTCAACGTTGCGCTGACGGCCAGCGGGGTGGTACCACATAGTACAAGATCACCAGAACCAGGGGTCAACACTACCGAGATACCAATGTCATCCGCCAAGGGTACGTCGTAGGTTTCGGTCTGATCATTCGTGTTGTTGGTGCTTCCTTGAGTTGCACTGAATCCGAGGCCGCGACGAGCGAATGCGGACCAGATCAAGTTCTGATTCGCACCTCCGTTATTGGCAACATCTGCTGCGAGTATAGCGTCGCGTGCATCCACGAAACCAGGACTACATGGCGTAAGTTTCAGGCCGTCGATAACCAGTTGCATCGCGATATTATTACCGCCCGTTCCATTATACAGGTCGGGGTCGAAACCGTATGCATCGAT
The nucleotide sequence above comes from Flavobacteriales bacterium. Encoded proteins:
- a CDS encoding M36 family metallopeptidase, with translation MRKILLDQGFMADDVADLVVKDNYRTAHNGMEHTILRQRWQGIEVFNGDIAIHRASDGRIVKLNNGVWRYCAKTADEPVPVVTALQALTSTLRADLPHVSIPAQIGIEQDGRKFIFDGSDLGEEPATVELMYLPLEGRLRLVWNVNHYSADGSHWWNVRIDAHSGIELDRNDWVSQCGFGDHPSCTEEDVSSTAPLAPAVANDMHVYPMPIESPNHGAATVVNAPWVAGLNGSPFGWYDTDGVAGAEYTYTRGNNVLAQEDANGNNGTGLRPDGGATLDFDFSINLTQPPANYQDFALTNLFYWNNIMHDVWYEYGFDEASGNFQQNNYGNGGAGADYVLADGQDGSGTNNANFGTPPDGTRPRMQMFLWNLTTPNRDGDLDNGIIAHEYGHGISTRLVGGPANSNCLNNAEQMGEGWSDYFGLMLTMVPGDTRTGERGIGTYVLGESVTGPGIRPAPYTTNMGANGYTYADINSVSIPHGVGFVWTTMLWEMTWDLIDAYGFDPDLYNGTGGNNIAMQLVIDGLKLTPCSPGFVDARDAILAADVANNGGANQNLIWSAFARRGLGFSATQGSTNNTNDQTETYDVPLADDIGISVVLTPGSGDLVLCGTTPLAVSATLRNFGLQPQSGFNVRYSLDGAPFVTEAYVGTLAAGASETFTFAQTITINTTGPHSLSVSTVLIGDEYPGDDASVQSINGVNGTTVSAPLVEDVESGPVTPAGWSLQNPDNGTTWVTATVTEGVLCASTTAWTINYYSYNAPGQEDRLVTPQIDLSSTTANHLLFDHAYARYSATYFDGLRVEVSADCGSSWVPVFDESGTSLATAADNTGANWEPADCSDWTTNDIDLSAYDGQVITLRFAGVCGYGQRLYLDNVNVSGTVVETVYFSRGNGTMSDPIWSTTRIGTPAVAIWDGSKDMTVQIGNTITVTGDHTVKAPIVETGGALVLNGFTTLTATGDLLQVDGTISAADNSAVVLNGTGNTTIIGTSALDLWDLETNTPAGTALSTPLSIRGTLQLTDGSFDASASSVTLVSNASTTGRLGAVAPTADFIGDLTMERYIPSGATNWRFLGSPVDGATVQSWNDDFITAGFPGSDYPNFDSPVGSGILWPSIRWYNEPLAGADQSIGITGVPNTSQLLGPGQGFAAWCGDSLGGTAEFKLDVNGAPNIASTPIALPMTWTGSGNPTTDGWNLVSNPLPSAVLFSDITLGADVAGYITYYDPSNGNTAAYDKVSQISTGNATDVIQSSQGFWLKATGPSVTTTIGEAAKIDDNSGGFFGGDQINIAQLVRLQVSSAINELSDETVIHFGAGSPGSDPADVLKFVFAHPAAPQIATGASGTQFAINAYGPYNAQLAIPVFVNVAINGTYTISASNMENLGLTCLTLEDLETGATSVLAEGSTVDFTINASDDPTAPRFILHGTAPMDLHATDASCYGVADGLVELELGSGNFDINVTDASGSIIQAQAGASGSVSLQGMPTGQLMIHVSGIPGCGELSQAFSIQAPAELEITALTRTAPQCVHGTDGSILFDVLGGTEPYTFLWSDNSTDNTLVGEAGSYAVSVTDAHGCTWTSPVMDIPSAQEARADFYVPLDPILVGTEVFLANNSQLSESWSWDFGDGNTSTEFQPVHIWEQPGIYAVELTASSRNCSDILVRNVTVETATGVQGDPSAEALRVWNSPNAIVVTASERIDHVELIDALGQLVSARSSTSEGSRLEIPNADLPSGIWFVRVTMGTQQHTFRVPLMR